TTATCTCGGCAGAGATCTCGAGGAAGCCCTTCAGATTCGCACCGCGTATGACTGGGGTGATCAAGCCTTCGTCGATCGCGACAGCGACACCAATGTCAGCCTGCTGATAAAAGCGGATCGTTTTGTCCTGATACGAGGCGTTCGCGAATGGGTGTTTGACGAGGGCCATCGCGGCGGCTTTGACGACGATGTCGTTGACGCTGATCTTTTGATCTTCTTTGACTGCAGCATTTACCTGCTTTCGAAGCTCGAGAGTATTGTCCATCTCGATCTCGACCGTCAAATAGAATGTCGGTATAGGCCCAATCGATTCGGCGAGTCGGCTCGCAATGATCTGCCGCATCTTCGAGGTCGGCTCCTCATGGAACGGCGACGCTCCAACGATGGTCGATGCGACAAATTCTCTTGCCGGCGCGGCGGCAGACGATTGCCCACCTTCCATCGCAGCTTCGATGTCACGTTTAATGATACGGCCGTTCGGCCCGCTGCCGGTGATAGATATCAGATCAACACCGTTTTCAGCAGCCATTCGAGCAGCGATCGGCGAGACGATCATTCGGCCATTATCGGAAGTCGCTGCCGGAGGTGCTGTCGAAGCAGAGGCAGGTGCTGGAGCGGAAGCCGCCGGTGCTTCAACTCTTGGAGCTGGTTTTTCTTCGGCTGCGGGAGCGGCAGCTTTAGCGGATCCGTTCGAAGCAACTTCAGCCAGCAGCCCGGAAATATCTTCGCCTGCCTTGCCGATAATTGCGATCGCTTCGCCAAGCAGTGCGGTTTCACCCGCACCTTTAAGGATCTTCAACACCGTTCCACCCGAAAGAGCGGTCATTTCCATGGTCGCCTTATCGGTGTCGACTTCGGCGAGAGTTTCGCCTGATTCGTAATTGTCGCCTTCGTTTTTGACCCAGCGAGCGATCTGGCCCTCTTCCATGGTGGGCGACAGCTTCGGCATTAAGAATTTTTCAGCCATAATTTTGAAACGCCCGTAAAAGCGGGCTTTGATATCAATCCAATCTTTTTAACAATTCGAGCCCTTCGCTCCACTCGCCGTAGCCAGACGACCCATTGATATGTCCTTTCTCGCCGACATTAACGAACTCGCTGCCCCACGCATCCGCAAAATGCCTTGCACGGTCAAACGCAACCCATTCATCGTTTGTACTCGCAACGACCAACGAAGGAAACGCTAATTTATCAAGCAGAACTGGCTCGAAACCCGTCGAATTAAAACTGCTTCGATATTTTTCCGACTCGCAATCACTCGGAGCCACTAGCAAAGCTCCTTTTATTTGCGTTCCGTACTTTCGCGACCAATGAGCAACCGCAACGCAGCCTAAACTGTGTGCCGCCAAGATCACGTTTTCCGGCCCGAATTCCTGAACATTGGCCTCGATCGTCGAGATCCAATCATCGACCGTCGGTTCATTCCATTCGGATTGAATGATGCGTCGGAACTTCTCGGGAAATTCACGTTCCCAACGACTCTGCCAGTGGCCTTCGCTCGAATTCGTTATGCCCGGCACTGTCAAAAAGATCGTCGCCATCTTAAAGTTTCCGGTTTGCCCGGATCATTGCGAGGCGTTCCTCACGCGTCAGTTTTCGCTCGTTGTAGCCCCTGTCGTCATAAGGTTGAAGCCTTTCCAGCCAAAGGTCTTCGAGAACCTGCACATCGGCTGCGTAATCGTAATTAGGTTCGCTGCGAGGCTCAACGGGCTCCAGGGTCTCAAACTCAAATGATGCCTCACCAAACTCGTTCCAGTCTTTTTGAAGCGATACCGATTTGAACGAACCAGCATTTAAAGTAAATCTGTGTCGGTTTACCTTGCCCGGAATATTCAAGCTCGAATCGACAAAGACCTTGTCATTCGTCACGTTTCGGATCTGAAAAACACCCATCGGCCGATGGGAAAGCTTGTATTCTAGTTTAGCCGCGGCCTTGTCCATTATAAATAGCAAACTTCCTTCACCGCCGCCACGATCTTCGCAACGTCCGGGAGAGCTAGAGCTTCAAGATTCTTCGCATACGGATTCGGGGCTTCCGCAGTCGAAATTCGCTTCACGGGAGCGTCGAGATAGTCGAACGCGTGTTCCATCACCGTGTGCGAGATCTCGGCCCCGACGCTGGCGAAATAGTGCGATTCCTCGGCGATCACCAGGCGGTTGGTTTTCTTGACCGAGTTAACGATCGTGTCGATATCGAGCGGCTTGATCGTTCGCGGGTCAATCACCTCCACCGAGACGTCAAATTCCTGCTGCAATTTCTCAGCGGCCTCAAGAGCCAAGGGAACCGTCATCGAACGGGCGACGATCGTGCAGTCCGTGCCTTCGCGTTTAACGTCAGCGACGCCGAGCGGGATGATGAAATCGTCGTCATCCGGAACTTCGCCCTTGTTGCCGTACATGCGTTCCTGCTCGAGGAAAAGCACCGGATTGTCGTCGCGGATCGCCGCTTTTAACAATCCTTTAGCATCCGCAGCAGTCGAAGGCATCACAACTTTTAGGCCAGGAAAGTTCGCATAAAATGCTTCCAATGCCTGTGAGTGCTGTGATGAAACTTGGTAGGCCGAGCCATTAGGCCCACGAAAAACGATCGGCACCTTGAACTGGCCGCCCGACATGTAAAGCATCTTAGCCGCATGGTTAATGATCTGATCGGCCGCGAGGATAGAAAAGTTCCACGTCATGAACTCGATCACTGGACGCAACCCAGCCATTGCCGCTCCAACCCCGATCGCCGCAAACCCAAGTTCTGTGATCGGCGTATCGACCACCCGCTTGTCACCAAACTCTTTCCAGAGCCCGCGCGTGACCTTGTAAGCGCCATCGTACTCAGCGACTTCCTCACCCATGACGAATACGGTTTCGTCCCTCAAAATTTCTTCGCGCAATGCCTGATTCAGAGCATCGCGTATCGTTAAAACTGCCATTATCGTTTAATTCGATAGGACGCATGAGTCCTATAAGTCCTATTAATACTTTGAGTTAGGCGTAGACATCCGTCATCAACTCGCTCTCCGCCGGAAACGGACTTTCCTCCGCAAACTTAACCGCGGCGGCGACGGCTGCCATTGCTTCTTCCTCGATCTTGTCAAAATCCTTGTCGCCCAAGACTTTCGCTTCTTTCAGGCTGTCTTTGAAAAGGATGATCGGGTCGCGTTCCTGATATTTCTTAATCTCGTCGCGTGAGCGATAGTTTCCGGGATCGGACATCGAGTGCCCCATGTAACGATAGGCTCTGACCTCGAGCAGGGTCGGCGAGCCGTCTTTTCTCGCACGCTCGATGGCCCTCAGGGTAGCATCGCGAACGGCCATTACGTCCATTCCGTCGACAAATTCATTTGCCATTTCAAACGCTTCCGCTTTCTTAGCAATGCTACGCGAACTCATCGCCCGTTCCTGCGAGGTTCCCATTCCGTACTGGTTGTTTTCGCAGATGTAGATACAGGGAAGTTTCCAGAGCTGGGCCATGTTGAGCGATTCGTGAAAAATGCCCTGATTCACCGCCGCTTCGCCAAAGAAATTGAGGACGACCTGATCGGTACCTTTATATTTTGCAGCATAGGCCATTCCGGTGCCGACGCCGATCTGGCCGCCAACGATGCCGTGGCCGCCGTAGAATTCGAGTTCTTTAGAGAACATGTGCATCGAGCCGCCTTTGCCTTTCACGCAGCCGCCTTCTTTGCCGTAAAGCTCGGCCATCACGCTTTCCGGCGTCATGCCTTTGATCATCGCCTGGACGTGATCGCGGTACGAAGTAATGACCATATCGGTCGGTTTCAGTGCCATCATCGAACCGACACCGATAGCTTCCTGGCCGATGTAGAGATGGCAAAAACCGCCTATCATTCCCATGCGGTAAACCTCGGCGCATTTCTCCTCAAAACGGCGCCCGAGCACCATTTGATAGAGCATTTCGCGCAGAAGTTTCTTGTCCGTCTTTTTGATAGACGCAAGCTGCGAGGTTCGGCGGGCGTTGTATTCGGCGATCGCCTGCTCGACTTCGACAAAGTCGGTGGTCTCTTCATTCAAAACGGGCTTTTCCGCCTTATGGCCGTTTCCGTTCATTACTGCTTTCGGCGCTTTGGCTGCCGGTTTCTTTATTGTTGCTGCTTTTGGCAAAATTAGATCCTCCGTAGGAATAAGAGAGCGTGAATCCGCAATTATTCTTTGTTCGTTATTATAGGCGAGCACAGGGATTTACGCAAAAGTTTCAAGTTCTGTTTGTGTCTGATGCAGGGTGAAAATGGTATAGTTTTGGAGAAGTTTCTAGTGATGAGTAAAGCGGTTTACAAGATCTTATTGGTGTTCACGATCTTTGCGGCGTCCGCGTTTGCGCAGAATCCGGCTAAGTGGACGTTAAGCTCCGATGCGAAGGACAAGGCTCTGAAAGTCGGCGATACGCTATCGGCGAAACTTACTGCCGAGATCGAATCCGGCTGGAAGCTCTACTCGACCGAACAGCCCGAAGGCGGCCCGATCGCAACGACGATCAAGGTATCCGAAGGCAAGCAGTTCGAGGTTGCGGGCAAGATCAACACGACTCCCGCGGCGACGAGCAAAGTTGATCCATTGTTTACGGGTTTCGACGGTAAACCGTTGATGACAAAGTTCTTTACGTCGTCCGCGGCATTCGCCGTTCCGCTTAAAGCTTTAGGTGAAGTCGCTGCTGGCGACCTCGCGTTCGACGTAAGGTTTCAGCTCTGTAATGACACAGTCTGTTTGCCGCCAAAGACAGTCAGGGTTTCATTCGGGGGCGTCGAAGACGTCAAAAAGAATACCGCCTCGATACCTGCACCATCCGCAGAACCGGTGGCAGAAACCAAGCCCGCTCCGCCGGTAACGGCCTCGCAGCAGCCAACCGATCTTTGGTCCTTCCTTCTGCTCGCGATCTCTCTCGGAGCTCTATCGCTGCTGACGCCGTGCGTGTTTCCGATGATCCCGATCACGGTTTCGTATTTTACAAATCATTCGGCAGGCAGCCGGTCAAGGTCTGTGCGGCTCGCGTCGGTTTATTCGCTGGGAATAATTGCTACTTTCACGATCCTGGGAATGTTACTCGCGATCTTTGTCGGGGCAGCGGGAATAAATCTTTTTGCGGCTAATCCGTGGATCAATCTGCTGATCACGGCCATCTTTCTGTTTTTTGCGTTCAATCTTTTCGGGGCCTACGAGATCACGATACCGACTGGCGTTTTAACAAAACTCGACAGTCTGACCCGCAGCAAAGAAGGTGAGGGAAGCGGCATTATCGGGGCCCTTTTAATGGGGCTGACGTTCACGCTGACATCGTTTACCTGCACGTCGCCATTTGTCGGAACGATCCTTGTTTCCGCATCGCAGGGCGAATGGCAGCGGCCTTTGCTCGGGATGCTGGCATTTTCGACCGTTTTTGCATTGCCGTTTTTCATTCTCGCTCTCGCACCGCAGCTTCTCGCTCAACTGCCGCGAGCCGGCGGTTGGATGAATTCGGTCAAGGTCGCGATGGGCTTTCTCGAGGTCGCGGCGGCGATGAAGTTCATCTCAAATGTCGATCTGGTATGGAAATGGGGCATTTTTACACGCGATGTCGTTCTCTCGGTCTGGATCGCCGTTGGTGTCGTTCTGACGATCTACTTGCTCGGTAAATTTCAGCTTTCCCACGATTCGAAACCAGAGCGACTCGGAGCATTTCGCATGTTTGCGGCGGTGGTTAGCCTCGCGGTCAGTTTCTATCTCCTCACAGGGCTTTTCGGCGCAAAACTCGGCGAACTCGAATCCTTCCTGCCGCCCGACCTCAACAAGTCCTCAGCCCGCATGAGCGGTAAAGGTGAAGAAGAACTTAAATGGATGAAGGACGATTACGCCGGAGCCCTGGCAAAGGCGAAGGCTGAGAATAAGCGTGTATTCATCGATTTCACGGGTTACACCTGCACTAACTGCCGCTGGATGGAGGCGAATGTTTTCCCCAAAAAAGAGGTTGAGGACGAACTAAAAAAATTCGTACTCGTCCAACTTTTCACCGACGGCGAAGGCGAGATCTACGAGCGTCAGCAGCAGATGGAACAAGACATGTTCGGAACCGTCGCATTGCCGTTTTATGCAGTCATGGACAGCGACGGAAAAACAAAGGGGACATTTCCGGGACTGACGAGAAACACGGCAGAGTTCGTTGACTTTCTAAAGAAATCGCAAGAAAATTAGGGCGAGAGGAACTTAACCACGAAAGTGCACGAAAGGGCACGAAAATATTGAATTTGCCGCGATTTCGGTAGGCTTCTAATCTTTGCGGCTTCCTTTGCGACTTAGCGTCTTGGCGGGAGATCGACCAACGGAGACCATTTAGCCGCAAAGCCGCAAAGCCGCAAAGCCGCGAAGGCTTGAAAAACGTCGATGAAAACCTATAATATCCAGAAATTAGTCGACGGACTTAACGGTATTCCCGAAGACAAGTTTACCTGCGATAACGTCTATCAATTCCTGGGCGAGACGCCGGTGGATGTGGATTCTATCACGAAGTATTTCCACTGGAGCCCCAATTTTTATACCCGAAATCTGATCCATAAGAACGACCGTTTTGAGGTGATGGCGATCTGTTGGGAGAAGGGGCAGGTTTCGCGGATACATAACCATTGGGATCAGAAATGCTGGATGATGGTGCCGGTTGGGCGTTTGCAGGGGCAGAATTTTGCTGTCGAGGAGATCGACGAGTCGCGCGGCCATTGTAAGCTCATCGAGACCGACGCTTTCGAGCTGAAAGACTGTCTCGCCGCAAAGGTCGAGCTCGAAGAGCCGATCCATCAGGTACTCAACCTTCCCGAATTTGACGAGCGTGCGGTCAGCATTCACATCTATTCAAAACCCTACGACCGCTGCCTTTCCTATTGCCGCGATACCGATACATTCAAAGAGGTCTCGCTGTTTTACACCAGCATCGACGGCAAGCTCTGCGACGGAATAAGCCTCTGAAATGACCCGAAACCGCTTCGTCAAAACCGTGGTCGTCGCGTTTCTGATCGCGGTTTTTGTCACGCTCCGCATCTGGAAAATGGGTGAGACGTGCCTGTGGTTTGACGAAATATTTAGCGTCCACGCCGCATCTCTGCCGTGGGAGTCGGTCCTCTCATTTGTCGCTCTCGACCTCATCCATCCGCCGCTTTTTTATCTCACTTTAAAAGTCTGGATCGCCATCGGCGGTGACGCCGTTTTGTGGCTGAGAAGCCTGCCGCTTGCTTTTTCAGTGCTCGCGATCTTGCCTCTTTTGCTCCTTTTAGACGAGCTGAGGCAGAACTTTAAGATGAAGATATTAATGCTGTGTATTCTTATATTTAGCGGCTCTATCTTAAAGTATTCTATTGAGGTTCGAATGTATAGCCTGATGCTCTGTCTCGGACTGTTTTCGATGTGGCTTTTTGTGAGGCACGTCCAACGGCGAACGAGCATTCTTCCACTGATCGTCATCAATATCCTGCTCGTCTATACGCACTATTTTGGCTGGTTCGTCGTGGCATCAGAAGTGCTCGCAACGCTGCTTTTTTACCGAAGTTCTTTGAAGAAGATCTTTTCGATGGCGGCGATGACGATGTTGGCATTCATACCCTGGATCGCCGCCGTTCTGAATGCATCAGGGACGGGTTCTGGGCTCGCCCAAAACATCGGATGGATGACCCGGCCCGACGTTCGCGAGATCGCTGTTTTCGCACTCAACCTGGTTGAGCCGTTCTACTATCAACTCGGCAGTACCGAGCCTGTCTCAAACCTTCTCATCACGATCCCGATCTTACTGCTGCTGACGATCACTGCAAGCCTTGCCGCGATCAATTGGAAACAGACCGATGAACAGATGCGTAAGGTATTGCTCATGCTCACAACGTTTGCGGCTGTACCCGTCGTTCTCGCTTTCGCAATCAGCTGGCTCTCACCATATTCCATCTGGGGAACGCGGCATCTGATCATCGTGTTCGTGCCGTTCTTTCTGATGATAGAGATCGCGGGAGCGAATCTGCCGGGACGGACGCTCAGGTACGCTGTACTTGGCTGCGGGCTGCTGCTTTGCCTCGCAGGTGGAACGATGAACGCCGTGCGAGAGCCTCAGAAATTCGCCTGGTGCGAAGCGGGTCCGCTCACGGCCGACATCGACGCTGGCACGGCCATCTACGCGATGGAAGACCTCATCGCGTACCCTATCTGGTTCGATCACCGGAAAGACGCTCCTGCTCGCCGTATAGTAAAACTGGAAAACACTTCCGGCCTCGGCGAAGACAAAGCGTATTTTCTGCCGCGTGGCTTTGACGGTGTAACGCGAACCGACATAGACGCCGTCGCCGAGCCGAAGCTCTGGCTGGTTCAGCGGGGCAAAACGCTAAAGGATACCGAACCACCATTGCGGAATTTTCTCTTGAAAGGCTATAGGATCACGGACCGCAAAAGCGTCACCGTGACGGGTGAAGAGGTCGGCGCATTTTTGCTCGAAAAGTAAGGCAGATTGGTAGAGGTCACCACCTTTGACCAATCCGGCAAATGCCTTTGACCAATCAGCGTCTTTTTGAACGGTAGGAGCGATTCACATTTGACCAACCACTAGGTTTTTACGCCAAAAATGTTCAAAAATACGCCTGTTTTTAAAAAGTGTGAAACGATTCACACTTTTGATCGGAGAATCTTGCGCAAAGTTTGCGAAACACAAAATTTTCCCCCAAAAAAATGATCAGATCGTCTATTTCCGCTTCCACCGAACGCCGTCTTTTGTATCCTCGAGAATGATGCCTTTCTCGATCAGCAGATCGCGGATCTCGTCCGAGCGGGCGAAGTCACGGTTCTGCCGGGCGGCGGTCCGTTCGGCGATCAGGGCTTCTATTTCCTCATCGAGGAACTGATCATCCTCTGGTCCAAAGATGCCGAGTACGGAATCGAATTTGGAGATCGCATCCAGCACCGCTTCGCGCCCCGCCGGGGCAAGCTTTCCAGCTGACATGATGATATTGACCTCGCGAACCATATCGTGGACCGCCGCGAGTGCCGCCGCCGTATTCAGGTCGTCATCCATCGCGGTTTCGAAAATAGCGAGGGCCTTCATCGCGGATTCGCGAGCCTCGTCCTCAGCCTGATCTTGGATCTGAGATCCCTTAACGAGCGCGCGGAAATTTCGCAGCCGTTCGATCGTCGATTCCGCACCCTGGAGCCCTTCAAATGTGAAATTAAGCTGCTTTCGATAGGGAACTGACAGCAGCAAATATCGGATCGCGAGCGACGAATAGCCTTGTTCCTTGAGGTCACGAAACGTGAAGAAATTGCCCTTCGATTTCGACATCGTGACGTCGTCGATCTTGAGGAATTCGCTGTGAACCCAGTATTTTGCAAAAAGCTTGCCCGTCGCACCTTCCGACTGTGCGATCTCGTTTTCGTGATGGGGAAATTGCAGGTCCATTCCACCGGCGTGCAGGTCGAATGTCTCGCCCAGATATTTCATCGCCATCGCCGAACACTCGATGTGCCAACCGGGGCGTCCACGGCCAAACGGAGCATCCCAGCCCGTGGGTTCGTCTTCGCCAACGAGCTTCCAAAGGGCGAAATCACGGGCGTCCTCCTTGTCATATTTATCCGTATCGATCCGCTCGCTGCCGCCATCGCGATTGCCGGAAAAGCTGATCTTCGAAAGCTTTCCGTATTCCGGAAAAGCCGTTATCCGGTAATATATCGAGCCGTCCGATTCGTATGCATGGCCATTTGCCAGAAGGCTCGAAATAATATCGATCATCTCGGCAATGTGGTGAGTCGCCCGCGGCGTCACTTCCGGCCGTTCCAGCCCGAGAGCGTCGAAATCCTCCCAGAAATACTGAATGTAGGGTGCCGTAAACTCATCGATCGAGATATTTCTCGCCGTCGCTTCGTTGATGATCCGATCATCTATGTCCGTCAGATTAAAAACGTGGGTCAGCTTATACCCCTTGAATTTGAGGTGCCTCCGGAGAACATCGCCAAAGGTGAACGTCCGAAAATTGCCGATATGGGCGAAGTTCCATACCGTCGGCCCGCAAATGTACATCCGCACTTTGCCTGCTTCGATAGGCTGAAAATCTTCCAGTTGTCGTGAAAGCGTGTTGAAAAGTCTTAGCATCTTCGTTTCCTGCAAAAGTTCAATGATAAACGATGGCTGTCAAAACTCTAACCCGGCGCTGAGACCTTAAGCTAGATCCGCTTCGACAAATGCAGCCATTGCTCGGTCCGAAAACAAAAGTTCGCGCGAGTAGAATTTGAGTGGGTAGTCCTTATCGAAATTTACAACCAGTTCTTTTGCTATATCGATCGTCGAGGAGTCGGTCCTTGCCATCATGAATTCGGCGACGGTACGCATCCAAAATATGGTTAGCGTTTCGTGATACGGCATCTCTTTCGCCAGATCGACCCCGAAACCGTTGACCAGCAGGTTCAAGATACCCTGGCGCATTTTTTCGGTTGCGGTTTCCGGATCGTGAAGTCCTAGATAATGGAGAGCAACGATCATATGCTCGGCGTGGCCCCAGGCCTCGCGCGAGATCGTCGCATTTTCAAAGGCGTCTACAAGATTGGTAATGTCGGAAATGTCGCTATAGGTCATTGTTACGATTCACCTCTTCAAAAATTCACGATCTAAAAGCAAATGCGACTGCGGTCGCCAGCCGTAGTCGCACCGTCTAAAATCGTTTTGTTCTAAATTAAGCCGCCATGAGTGAATTCTCTTCCGCCGCAACGTCATCCATGAAAAGATACTTGCGCCATTCGGGCCTATTTTCTGCATAATGGCAGAGAAGTACGTGGTCAAGGCCGAGGCGAAGGAGCTTTTGCGAAGTGAGCAGCGGCATACGTGCCTGCTCCGGCGTGCGGTTCCCCTTTCGCTGGTTACATTTTACACAGGCTGCAACCAGGTTGTGCGGAGTGCTTTCTCCGCCCTGAGCACGCGGGAAGATATGATCCAGCGTCAGCTCTTTTGCGTGTTTTGTTTCGCCGCAATACTGGCAGCGATAGCGGTCGCGGATGTAGATCCGGGCACGCTTCATTGTCGTTTCCCGATTATTGCGGCGGACGTGGATGTAGTGGCGAAGGCGAACAACGGACGGCACTGGAAACGTTGTCGATGGCGAATGCAGCACGTTATCGCCATCATTTTCCTCAACAAAGATCGCACCGCGAAACCAAAGACAAACGGCACGAGCAACACCCACGGTGCCGAGCGGCTCGTAAGAAAAGTTCAACAGTAATACTCGACCTGTAAGCAAAATGATCTCCTCCTAAGATTTCGGCGACCGAAAGGTGGACGTTATTGCTATGCAAATTGTATTTTGCGAAGCTAGGCGCACCAATACGGCTTATCCGTTTAATGTAATATCAAAAATCTACAAACGCAAGCACAATATGTTGGTGTGTAACAGGATGGTAATCAAATATGTTGTCCAAAGACCTGGCCGCACGGCATTTGCTTTCGCTGGGTCC
This sequence is a window from Acidobacteriota bacterium. Protein-coding genes within it:
- a CDS encoding HNH endonuclease; the protein is MLTGRVLLLNFSYEPLGTVGVARAVCLWFRGAIFVEENDGDNVLHSPSTTFPVPSVVRLRHYIHVRRNNRETTMKRARIYIRDRYRCQYCGETKHAKELTLDHIFPRAQGGESTPHNLVAACVKCNQRKGNRTPEQARMPLLTSQKLLRLGLDHVLLCHYAENRPEWRKYLFMDDVAAEENSLMAA
- a CDS encoding alpha/beta hydrolase; this encodes MATIFLTVPGITNSSEGHWQSRWEREFPEKFRRIIQSEWNEPTVDDWISTIEANVQEFGPENVILAAHSLGCVAVAHWSRKYGTQIKGALLVAPSDCESEKYRSSFNSTGFEPVLLDKLAFPSLVVASTNDEWVAFDRARHFADAWGSEFVNVGEKGHINGSSGYGEWSEGLELLKRLD
- a CDS encoding cysteine dioxygenase family protein; its protein translation is MKTYNIQKLVDGLNGIPEDKFTCDNVYQFLGETPVDVDSITKYFHWSPNFYTRNLIHKNDRFEVMAICWEKGQVSRIHNHWDQKCWMMVPVGRLQGQNFAVEEIDESRGHCKLIETDAFELKDCLAAKVELEEPIHQVLNLPEFDERAVSIHIYSKPYDRCLSYCRDTDTFKEVSLFYTSIDGKLCDGISL
- a CDS encoding GIY-YIG nuclease family protein: MDKAAAKLEYKLSHRPMGVFQIRNVTNDKVFVDSSLNIPGKVNRHRFTLNAGSFKSVSLQKDWNEFGEASFEFETLEPVEPRSEPNYDYAADVQVLEDLWLERLQPYDDRGYNERKLTREERLAMIRANRKL
- a CDS encoding cysteine--tRNA ligase codes for the protein MLRLFNTLSRQLEDFQPIEAGKVRMYICGPTVWNFAHIGNFRTFTFGDVLRRHLKFKGYKLTHVFNLTDIDDRIINEATARNISIDEFTAPYIQYFWEDFDALGLERPEVTPRATHHIAEMIDIISSLLANGHAYESDGSIYYRITAFPEYGKLSKISFSGNRDGGSERIDTDKYDKEDARDFALWKLVGEDEPTGWDAPFGRGRPGWHIECSAMAMKYLGETFDLHAGGMDLQFPHHENEIAQSEGATGKLFAKYWVHSEFLKIDDVTMSKSKGNFFTFRDLKEQGYSSLAIRYLLLSVPYRKQLNFTFEGLQGAESTIERLRNFRALVKGSQIQDQAEDEARESAMKALAIFETAMDDDLNTAAALAAVHDMVREVNIIMSAGKLAPAGREAVLDAISKFDSVLGIFGPEDDQFLDEEIEALIAERTAARQNRDFARSDEIRDLLIEKGIILEDTKDGVRWKRK
- a CDS encoding pyruvate dehydrogenase complex E1 component subunit beta, which translates into the protein MAVLTIRDALNQALREEILRDETVFVMGEEVAEYDGAYKVTRGLWKEFGDKRVVDTPITELGFAAIGVGAAMAGLRPVIEFMTWNFSILAADQIINHAAKMLYMSGGQFKVPIVFRGPNGSAYQVSSQHSQALEAFYANFPGLKVVMPSTAADAKGLLKAAIRDDNPVLFLEQERMYGNKGEVPDDDDFIIPLGVADVKREGTDCTIVARSMTVPLALEAAEKLQQEFDVSVEVIDPRTIKPLDIDTIVNSVKKTNRLVIAEESHYFASVGAEISHTVMEHAFDYLDAPVKRISTAEAPNPYAKNLEALALPDVAKIVAAVKEVCYL
- a CDS encoding pyruvate dehydrogenase complex dihydrolipoamide acetyltransferase, with product MAEKFLMPKLSPTMEEGQIARWVKNEGDNYESGETLAEVDTDKATMEMTALSGGTVLKILKGAGETALLGEAIAIIGKAGEDISGLLAEVASNGSAKAAAPAAEEKPAPRVEAPAASAPAPASASTAPPAATSDNGRMIVSPIAARMAAENGVDLISITGSGPNGRIIKRDIEAAMEGGQSSAAAPAREFVASTIVGASPFHEEPTSKMRQIIASRLAESIGPIPTFYLTVEIEMDNTLELRKQVNAAVKEDQKISVNDIVVKAAAMALVKHPFANASYQDKTIRFYQQADIGVAVAIDEGLITPVIRGANLKGFLEISAEIKDLAAKAKAKKLQPEEYTGATFSISNLGMFGIKEFTAIINPPEAGIFAVGGATPTPVVRNGEIVIRSIMNVTMSCDHRVIDGATGAKFLQTFKQMLESPGMMLA
- a CDS encoding thioredoxin family protein — protein: MSKAVYKILLVFTIFAASAFAQNPAKWTLSSDAKDKALKVGDTLSAKLTAEIESGWKLYSTEQPEGGPIATTIKVSEGKQFEVAGKINTTPAATSKVDPLFTGFDGKPLMTKFFTSSAAFAVPLKALGEVAAGDLAFDVRFQLCNDTVCLPPKTVRVSFGGVEDVKKNTASIPAPSAEPVAETKPAPPVTASQQPTDLWSFLLLAISLGALSLLTPCVFPMIPITVSYFTNHSAGSRSRSVRLASVYSLGIIATFTILGMLLAIFVGAAGINLFAANPWINLLITAIFLFFAFNLFGAYEITIPTGVLTKLDSLTRSKEGEGSGIIGALLMGLTFTLTSFTCTSPFVGTILVSASQGEWQRPLLGMLAFSTVFALPFFILALAPQLLAQLPRAGGWMNSVKVAMGFLEVAAAMKFISNVDLVWKWGIFTRDVVLSVWIAVGVVLTIYLLGKFQLSHDSKPERLGAFRMFAAVVSLAVSFYLLTGLFGAKLGELESFLPPDLNKSSARMSGKGEEELKWMKDDYAGALAKAKAENKRVFIDFTGYTCTNCRWMEANVFPKKEVEDELKKFVLVQLFTDGEGEIYERQQQMEQDMFGTVALPFYAVMDSDGKTKGTFPGLTRNTAEFVDFLKKSQEN
- the pdhA gene encoding pyruvate dehydrogenase (acetyl-transferring) E1 component subunit alpha, giving the protein MNGNGHKAEKPVLNEETTDFVEVEQAIAEYNARRTSQLASIKKTDKKLLREMLYQMVLGRRFEEKCAEVYRMGMIGGFCHLYIGQEAIGVGSMMALKPTDMVITSYRDHVQAMIKGMTPESVMAELYGKEGGCVKGKGGSMHMFSKELEFYGGHGIVGGQIGVGTGMAYAAKYKGTDQVVLNFFGEAAVNQGIFHESLNMAQLWKLPCIYICENNQYGMGTSQERAMSSRSIAKKAEAFEMANEFVDGMDVMAVRDATLRAIERARKDGSPTLLEVRAYRYMGHSMSDPGNYRSRDEIKKYQERDPIILFKDSLKEAKVLGDKDFDKIEEEAMAAVAAAVKFAEESPFPAESELMTDVYA